From Caretta caretta isolate rCarCar2 chromosome 3, rCarCar1.hap1, whole genome shotgun sequence, a single genomic window includes:
- the GJB7 gene encoding gap junction beta-7 protein yields MSWGFLRDILSGVNKYSTGIGRIWLAIVFIFRLLVYVVAAENVWKNELKEFECNIRQPGCENVCFDHFFPISQIRLWALQLIMVSTPSLLVVLHVAYRESREKRHKKKLYKSPGSMNGGLLCTYLISLIFKTGFEIGFLVLFYKLYGGFNVPRLVKCDMRPCPNTVDCYISKPTEKKVFLYFVVVTSCLCIVLNVSELSYLIFKYSIKCCLEIYDKKVQTMKSECQKLKYVEPDGIASTALFHSNASPVLVHMPDKPESNLPTDLREG; encoded by the coding sequence ATGAGCTGGGGATTCCTGCGAGACATCCTAAGTGGAGTGAATAAATATTCAACAGGAATTGGCAGGATCTGGTTGGCTATTGTGTTTATATTCCGCTTGCTTGTCTATGTTGTGGCAGCAGAAAATGTCTGGAAGAATGAACTGAAGGAATTCGAGTGCAACATCAGGCAACCGGGTTGTGAAAATGTCTGCTTCGACCACTTCTTCCCTATTTCCCAGATCAGGCTTTGGGCCTTGCAACTGATCATGGTCTCCACCCCTTCTCTTTTGGTTGTTCTCCATGTTGCCTATCGAGAGAGCAGGGAAAAGCGACACAAAAAGAAACTTTACAAGAGCCCAGGAAGCATGAATGGTGGACTGTTGTGCACTTATCTCATCagcctcattttcaaaacagGATTTGAAATTGGTTTCCTAGTTTTGTTTTACAAGTTGTACGGTGGATTCAATGTGCCACGCCTTGTGAAATGTGACATGAGGCCATGTCCTAATACAGTAGATTGCTATATCTCCAAGCCCACAGAGAAGAAAGTCTTCCTCTATTTTGTGGTGGTGACTTCGTGCTTGTGCATTGTATTAAATGTAAGTGAACTGAGCTATCTGATTTTCAAATACAGCATAAAATGTTGCCTTGAGATATATGACAAGAAAGTTCAGACCATGAAAAGTGAGTGCCAGAAGCTGAAATACGTTGAGCCCGATGGAATAGCAAGTACAGCTCTGTTCCACAGCAATGCTTCACCAGTGCTCGTCCATATGCCAGATAAACCTGAAAGTAACTTACCTACTGATTTGAGAGAAGGATAA